In Deltaproteobacteria bacterium GWC2_55_46, a single window of DNA contains:
- a CDS encoding DNA helicase UvrD: MRIIADLHIHSGYSRATSKQMTLDTLALWARLKGIGLIGTGDFTHPAHFASIEEQLEPTGNGLFVLKKKNDGQATHFMLSAEVSNIYSQGGKTRKIHSLIFSPSLEAARKINAAFSSLGNISSDGRPIFGFPAMDLVKIVMDASPEAMLVPAHAWTPWFSIFGSRSGFDSIEECFGDYSEHIHAIETGLSSNPEMNWRVSALDSITLISNSDAHSPSKLGREANVFDCAMDYFEIRDILIKKDNKRFLYTIEFYPEEGKYHSDGHRACGVRLTPRQTRALSGNCPECGKPLTVGVLSRVEELSDRQAGFTPESAIPARHLIPLEEILAESLGVGVGSVKVEREYKRLCSKASEFSYLLDMDESELHEAAGARTASAIMKVRAGDIFITPGFDGEFGRVSIFREEGAALRPAPAETRLLQ; encoded by the coding sequence ATGCGCATAATAGCCGACCTGCACATACACAGCGGATACTCGAGGGCGACGAGTAAGCAGATGACGCTGGATACGCTCGCGCTCTGGGCAAGGTTAAAGGGGATCGGCCTTATAGGCACCGGGGACTTCACCCATCCCGCCCACTTTGCCTCTATAGAAGAGCAGCTCGAACCCACGGGGAACGGGCTCTTCGTACTTAAGAAGAAGAATGACGGGCAAGCTACGCACTTCATGCTCTCCGCCGAGGTAAGCAACATATATTCGCAGGGCGGCAAGACCCGCAAGATACACAGCCTCATCTTCTCGCCCTCCCTTGAAGCGGCCCGCAAGATAAACGCCGCCTTCAGCTCTCTCGGCAATATAAGCTCTGACGGGAGGCCGATATTCGGCTTCCCGGCCATGGACCTCGTCAAGATAGTCATGGACGCATCCCCTGAGGCGATGCTCGTCCCGGCCCACGCCTGGACCCCGTGGTTTTCGATATTCGGATCGAGATCCGGCTTTGATTCCATCGAAGAATGCTTCGGCGATTACTCGGAGCATATCCATGCGATCGAGACCGGCCTCTCCTCCAACCCGGAGATGAACTGGCGGGTCTCTGCCCTTGACAGTATAACCCTCATATCGAATTCGGACGCCCACTCCCCCTCAAAGCTCGGCAGGGAGGCCAACGTCTTCGATTGCGCGATGGACTATTTTGAAATCAGGGATATCCTTATAAAAAAGGACAACAAAAGATTCCTTTACACCATAGAGTTCTATCCCGAGGAGGGCAAGTACCACTCCGACGGCCACAGGGCGTGCGGGGTGAGGCTTACCCCCCGGCAGACCCGCGCCCTCTCTGGAAACTGCCCGGAGTGCGGCAAACCCCTCACGGTAGGGGTCCTCTCCAGGGTCGAGGAGCTCTCGGACAGGCAGGCGGGCTTTACCCCGGAGAGCGCGATACCGGCAAGGCACCTCATCCCCCTTGAAGAGATACTCGCTGAAAGCCTTGGAGTCGGAGTTGGAAGCGTAAAGGTAGAGAGGGAGTACAAGAGGCTCTGTAGCAAGGCGAGCGAGTTCAGCTACCTGCTCGACATGGACGAGTCAGAGCTACACGAGGCCGCTGGCGCCAGGACCGCCTCTGCCATAATGAAAGTACGGGCCGGTGATATCTTCATAACCCCTGGCTTTGACGGAGAGTTCGGACGCGTAAGCATATTCAGGGAGGAAGGGGCTGCCCTGAGACCTGCCCCCGCAGAAACAAGGCTTTTACAGTAA
- a CDS encoding enoyl-ACP reductase (Catalyzes a key regulatory step in fatty acid biosynthesis) has product MGLLDGRKGVIFGVANERSIAWAIAEALHREGMELAFTYAGEALESRVRPLASSLGSKLILPCDVTDDGQIEAVFNTIKSEWGALDALVHSVAFAKKEELKGEFLSTSRDGFKLALDVSAYSLVSLARAAAPLMEGRPGAIVTMSYYGSEKVIANYNVMGVAKAALEASARYLAADLGPRGIRINTISAGPIKTLAAAGISGFKQILDVVEAKAPMRRNVTQEDVAKTALYLLSDLSSGVTGEIFHVDSGYSIMGL; this is encoded by the coding sequence ATGGGTCTGCTCGACGGCAGGAAAGGGGTCATCTTCGGGGTGGCCAATGAAAGGAGCATCGCCTGGGCCATCGCGGAGGCCCTTCACAGGGAGGGGATGGAACTTGCTTTCACCTATGCCGGAGAGGCCCTGGAGTCGAGGGTCAGGCCGCTTGCATCTTCGCTTGGCTCAAAGCTCATACTCCCTTGCGACGTGACCGACGACGGCCAGATAGAGGCCGTATTCAATACGATTAAAAGCGAATGGGGCGCGCTCGACGCCCTGGTGCATTCTGTAGCCTTCGCCAAAAAGGAAGAGCTCAAGGGCGAATTCCTTTCTACGTCAAGGGACGGCTTCAAGCTCGCTCTCGACGTAAGCGCCTATTCGCTTGTGTCCCTCGCAAGAGCGGCCGCTCCGCTCATGGAAGGCAGGCCCGGCGCGATAGTTACCATGAGCTACTACGGCAGCGAAAAGGTCATTGCCAACTACAACGTCATGGGTGTCGCCAAGGCCGCCCTCGAAGCGAGCGCGCGCTACCTTGCCGCGGACCTGGGCCCAAGGGGCATAAGGATAAACACCATCTCAGCCGGGCCGATAAAGACACTTGCCGCCGCCGGCATCTCCGGGTTCAAGCAGATACTTGACGTCGTTGAGGCGAAGGCGCCCATGAGGAGGAACGTTACCCAGGAGGACGTGGCCAAGACCGCCCTCTATCTATTGTCAGACCTCTCCAGCGGCGTAACTGGCGAGATCTTCCATGTTGACTCGGGTTACAGCATCATGGGGCTTTAG
- a CDS encoding galactose-1-phosphate uridylyltransferase translates to MPELRLNVVTREWVIIATERAKRPKDFRSKKERPLRPEYLSTCPFCPGNEHKTPTERFRVPDGESWKIRVVSNKFPALLLEGEKKRSADGISRTVSGVGVHEVIIETPVHNLTTGLQPLERLEDLVRVYKSRFIEANRDPRVEHTIIFKNYGEGAGTSLDHPHSQLIATPVVPLQFRDRVQAALHYFDDTGECLICDVLKKDLADGTRVILDTPHFLTFIPYAALSPFHTWVFPKRHSASFASVTDDEVRDLAVHLKNILSKFRYGLEDPDYNYVIRSSRPQDYGNEYCHWYLSLVPRITMAAGFELGSGMFINTSLPENNAEYMRAVKPE, encoded by the coding sequence ATGCCCGAGTTAAGACTAAACGTGGTCACACGGGAATGGGTCATCATCGCCACAGAGCGCGCCAAGCGCCCCAAGGACTTCAGGAGCAAGAAGGAAAGACCGCTTCGCCCGGAATACCTCTCCACCTGCCCGTTCTGCCCTGGAAATGAGCACAAGACCCCGACCGAGCGCTTCAGGGTCCCTGACGGCGAGAGCTGGAAGATAAGGGTCGTCTCCAACAAGTTTCCGGCCCTCTTACTCGAAGGCGAGAAGAAAAGGTCTGCCGACGGCATCTCAAGGACCGTCTCGGGCGTGGGCGTGCACGAGGTCATAATCGAAACGCCCGTCCATAACCTGACGACAGGACTACAGCCCCTTGAGCGCCTCGAAGACCTTGTGAGGGTATATAAATCACGCTTCATAGAGGCCAACCGCGACCCGAGGGTCGAGCATACGATAATATTCAAGAACTACGGCGAAGGGGCCGGGACCTCTCTGGACCACCCCCACTCGCAGCTCATAGCCACCCCTGTCGTCCCGCTTCAGTTCAGGGACAGGGTCCAGGCAGCGCTCCATTACTTCGACGACACAGGCGAGTGCCTCATATGCGACGTCCTTAAAAAAGACCTTGCCGACGGCACGAGGGTGATCCTCGATACCCCGCATTTCCTGACCTTCATACCTTACGCCGCGCTCTCCCCATTCCATACCTGGGTATTCCCGAAGAGGCATTCCGCGTCATTCGCCTCGGTCACGGATGACGAGGTAAGGGACCTCGCGGTCCATTTGAAGAACATACTCTCGAAATTCCGTTATGGCCTCGAAGATCCGGATTATAATTATGTCATAAGATCGTCGAGGCCCCAGGACTACGGCAACGAGTACTGCCATTGGTACCTGAGCCTGGTTCCCAGGATAACGATGGCGGCCGGCTTCGAGCTTGGAAGCGGCATGTTCATCAACACCAGCCTGCCGGAGAATAACGCCGAGTACATGAGGGCGGTTAAGCCCGAATAA
- a CDS encoding NUDIX hydrolase: MPAYRNPAPTVDIIVEIDGGIVLIQRKNPPDGWALPGGFVDYGESLEEAARREAWEETSLAVRLKCQMHAYSDPARDPRKHTLSVVFVAEAEGEPVAMDDAKGAGVFTEGTLPGPIAFDHARIISEYFRWKREGWKVFEY; encoded by the coding sequence ATGCCCGCTTACAGGAACCCCGCGCCTACGGTAGACATCATCGTAGAGATAGATGGTGGGATCGTCCTCATACAGAGGAAGAACCCGCCCGACGGATGGGCGCTGCCCGGCGGGTTCGTCGACTACGGGGAGAGCCTGGAAGAGGCCGCGAGGAGGGAGGCCTGGGAGGAGACTTCGCTCGCCGTGAGGCTTAAATGCCAGATGCACGCTTATTCAGACCCGGCAAGGGACCCGAGAAAACACACCCTTTCAGTAGTCTTCGTGGCAGAGGCAGAGGGCGAGCCGGTGGCGATGGACGACGCGAAAGGCGCCGGGGTATTTACAGAAGGTACGCTGCCGGGACCGATAGCCTTCGACCACGCCAGGATAATCTCCGAGTACTTCAGGTGGAAGAGGGAGGGGTGGAAGGTATTCGAGTACTGA
- a CDS encoding aspartyl/glutamyl-tRNA amidotransferase subunit B: MKYEAVIGLEVHAQLLTDSKLFCGCSTKFGSEPNTQVDPVCLGMPGVLPVLNKRAVEYAIKMALATGCRVNHKSVFARKNYFYPDLPKGYQISQYTEPLAEHGWLDIDVDGVRKRIGITRIHMEEDAGKLIHGEGPEDEAYSFVDLNRTGVPLIEIVSEPDMRASDEAQAYLKAIRDILVYLGISSGNMEEGSFRCDANISVRPVGAEKLGTKAELKNMNSFKFVKEAIDYEIQRQIDLIESGGKVVQETRLFDSSKGITASMRSKEEAHDYRYFPEPDLLPLMVEDSLVEGLRSTLPELPQAKRERFTSEYGIPAYDAGVLTASRDLANYYEEVVKETSEPKVSSNWVMGEILRLLNEDNKEISDCPVSPKAVAGVIKMVKDGQISGKIAKEVLEEMYKTGKSANEIVKAQGLTQISGEDELGKIVDEIISANPENAARYREGKVALFGFFVGEAMKATKGKANPQVINKLLKEKLG, from the coding sequence ATGAAATACGAAGCTGTTATAGGACTTGAGGTACACGCCCAGCTCCTCACCGACTCCAAGCTCTTCTGCGGCTGCTCGACAAAGTTCGGCTCCGAGCCAAATACCCAGGTCGACCCTGTCTGCCTAGGGATGCCAGGGGTGCTCCCGGTCCTCAATAAAAGGGCTGTCGAGTACGCGATAAAGATGGCTCTCGCCACAGGCTGCCGGGTAAATCACAAGAGCGTATTCGCGAGGAAGAATTACTTCTACCCGGACCTCCCGAAGGGCTACCAGATCTCCCAGTATACCGAGCCTCTTGCCGAGCACGGCTGGCTTGACATAGACGTCGACGGAGTCAGGAAGCGCATCGGCATAACCCGCATACACATGGAAGAGGACGCCGGAAAGCTCATCCACGGAGAGGGGCCGGAGGACGAGGCATATAGCTTCGTCGACCTCAACCGTACAGGCGTGCCCTTGATAGAGATAGTGAGCGAGCCCGACATGCGCGCTTCTGACGAGGCTCAGGCGTACCTCAAGGCCATACGGGACATACTCGTCTACCTCGGCATCTCAAGCGGCAACATGGAGGAGGGTAGCTTCCGTTGCGACGCGAACATCTCGGTACGCCCCGTGGGGGCTGAAAAGCTCGGCACAAAGGCAGAGCTTAAGAACATGAACTCCTTCAAGTTCGTAAAAGAAGCGATAGACTACGAGATACAGCGGCAGATAGACCTGATAGAGTCCGGCGGCAAGGTCGTGCAGGAAACGCGCCTCTTCGATTCGTCAAAGGGAATAACCGCATCCATGCGCTCAAAGGAAGAGGCCCACGACTACAGGTACTTCCCGGAACCCGACCTCCTGCCCCTCATGGTGGAAGATAGCCTTGTGGAAGGGCTCCGCTCGACTCTTCCAGAGCTCCCCCAGGCCAAAAGGGAGCGCTTCACCTCCGAGTACGGCATACCCGCGTACGACGCCGGGGTGCTTACCGCCTCAAGGGACCTGGCCAACTATTACGAAGAGGTCGTAAAGGAGACGAGCGAGCCGAAGGTATCGTCGAACTGGGTCATGGGAGAGATATTGAGGCTCCTCAATGAAGACAATAAAGAGATATCGGACTGCCCGGTAAGCCCCAAGGCTGTGGCAGGCGTAATAAAGATGGTCAAGGACGGGCAGATAAGCGGAAAGATAGCCAAAGAGGTCCTGGAGGAGATGTACAAGACCGGAAAGTCCGCCAATGAGATAGTCAAGGCCCAGGGGCTCACGCAGATATCCGGCGAGGATGAGCTTGGAAAGATAGTTGATGAAATAATATCGGCGAACCCGGAGAACGCGGCAAGATACAGGGAAGGCAAGGTAGCGCTATTCGGCTTCTTCGTCGGAGAGGCGATGAAGGCCACGAAGGGCAAGGCCAACCCGCAGGTGATAAACAAGCTGCTTAAGGAAAAGCTGGGGTAG
- the gatA gene encoding aspartyl/glutamyl-tRNA amidotransferase subunit A (allows the formation of correctly charged Asn-tRNA(Asn) or Gln-tRNA(Gln) through the transamidation of misacylated Asp-tRNA(Asn) or Glu-tRNA(Gln) in organisms which lack either or both of asparaginyl-tRNA or glutaminyl-tRNA synthetases; reaction takes place in the presence of glutamine and ATP through an activated phospho-Asp-tRNA(Asn) or phospho-Glu-tRNA), protein MDLTSLAIHSLSERLRKKEVSSAEATKAYLKRIEDVEGKVRAFVTVTAEEALKAAAAADERIAKGDNVTPLTGVPIAVKDIFCTKNVRTTCSSKILEKFIPPYDATVIKKLKEAGAVILGKNNMDEFAMGSSTENSAFGKTLNPWALDRVPGGSSGGSAAAVAAGECAASLGTDTGGSIRQPASCCGIVGLKPTYGRVSRFGMIAFASSLDQAGPLTRDVEDSAIILNAIAGHDPSDSTSIEAHVPDYTSRLEDGIKGLKIGIPKEYFIEGLDPDVDSSIKKALDTLKALGAELVEVSLPHTQYAVAVYYLVATAEASSNLARFDGVKYGLRVNKTGGLLDMYKRTRDEGFGGEVKRRIMLGTYSLSAGYYDAYYKKASQVRTLIKNDFDSAFSSCDVIATPTAPTAAFKIGEKVEDPLTMYLSDIFTISCNLAGIPGISLPCGFTREGLPVGLQILGKSLDEETVLRAAYSYEQATEWHKRRAAL, encoded by the coding sequence TTGGATCTTACCTCTTTGGCCATACACTCTCTTTCCGAGAGGCTCAGAAAAAAAGAGGTCTCTTCGGCAGAAGCGACCAAGGCGTACCTCAAAAGGATAGAAGACGTCGAAGGCAAGGTGCGCGCCTTCGTAACAGTCACGGCTGAAGAGGCCTTAAAGGCCGCGGCGGCGGCGGATGAGCGCATAGCCAAAGGCGATAACGTAACGCCTTTGACCGGCGTACCTATCGCCGTAAAGGATATCTTCTGCACGAAGAACGTGCGGACCACTTGCTCATCGAAGATACTCGAGAAGTTCATACCGCCGTACGACGCTACTGTAATAAAGAAGCTCAAGGAAGCCGGGGCCGTGATACTCGGCAAGAACAACATGGACGAGTTCGCCATGGGTTCCTCGACAGAGAACTCGGCCTTCGGCAAGACCCTTAACCCATGGGCCCTCGACCGCGTGCCAGGCGGCAGCTCTGGCGGTTCCGCCGCGGCTGTAGCAGCCGGAGAGTGCGCGGCCTCACTCGGCACCGACACGGGCGGCTCCATACGGCAGCCCGCCTCCTGCTGCGGCATAGTCGGCTTGAAGCCCACCTACGGAAGGGTGTCGAGGTTCGGCATGATAGCCTTCGCCTCTTCACTCGACCAGGCAGGCCCCCTCACCAGGGACGTCGAGGACTCTGCCATAATCCTGAACGCGATAGCAGGGCACGACCCGTCCGACTCGACATCCATCGAGGCGCATGTGCCCGATTACACTTCAAGGCTTGAAGACGGCATCAAGGGCCTGAAGATAGGCATTCCAAAGGAGTACTTCATCGAAGGGCTCGACCCTGATGTGGATTCCTCCATTAAAAAGGCGCTCGACACCTTGAAGGCGCTCGGCGCCGAGCTCGTGGAGGTCTCACTCCCCCACACCCAGTACGCGGTCGCCGTATATTACCTTGTAGCCACCGCCGAGGCATCGAGCAACCTCGCGAGGTTTGACGGGGTGAAGTACGGATTGAGGGTCAACAAGACCGGCGGCCTCCTCGACATGTACAAGAGGACGAGGGACGAGGGCTTCGGCGGAGAGGTAAAGAGGAGGATAATGCTCGGCACCTACTCGCTTTCAGCCGGGTACTATGACGCCTATTACAAGAAGGCCTCGCAGGTGAGGACGCTTATAAAGAATGACTTCGACTCGGCCTTCTCATCCTGCGACGTAATAGCCACGCCGACGGCCCCGACAGCAGCCTTTAAAATCGGGGAGAAGGTCGAAGACCCGCTTACCATGTACCTCTCGGACATATTCACCATCTCGTGCAACCTCGCCGGAATACCCGGCATCTCGCTGCCTTGCGGCTTCACGCGGGAGGGGCTCCCTGTGGGGCTTCAGATACTCGGAAAGTCCCTTGACGAGGAGACTGTGCTCCGCGCCGCCTATTCCTACGAGCAGGCGACAGAGTGGCACAAGAGAAGGGCAGCGCTGTAA
- a CDS encoding asparaginyl/glutamyl-tRNA amidotransferase subunit C — translation MSITKKDVLKVADLARLALTEKETELYTEQMQRILGYVEKLSEIDTSGVEATTYTVPMKTAFREDRTRPSLSSEEALMNAPEAERGCFKVPKIIE, via the coding sequence ATGTCCATAACGAAAAAAGACGTCCTGAAGGTCGCGGACCTCGCAAGGCTCGCGCTCACGGAAAAAGAGACCGAGCTTTACACGGAACAGATGCAGCGCATACTGGGATACGTGGAGAAGCTATCTGAGATCGACACGTCCGGCGTGGAGGCGACGACCTATACCGTACCCATGAAGACCGCGTTCAGGGAAGACCGGACGCGCCCGTCGCTTTCCAGTGAAGAGGCGTTGATGAACGCGCCAGAGGCGGAGCGGGGCTGTTTCAAGGTCCCGAAGATAATCGAATAA
- a CDS encoding acyltransferase produces the protein MKVAFIQTSPEFGDVKANVEAAVKRITRLDAGLVVLPELFSTGYQFRNRSELLELAEEVPGGYAVKRLAEAAEAGKAFIVAGVAEREGRKAYNSAVLVGPRGHIGTYRKAHLFWDEKKIFTRGDTPFAVYKAGNARIGMMICFDWLFPEAARTLALMGADIICHPSNLVLPYCPQAMITRSLENRVFTITANRVGTEDRVRGKKLAFIGTSQVTSPDGELLARAGRTRAGSCVVEIDPRRARSKLVTPVNDCLGDRRKDLFKL, from the coding sequence ATGAAAGTTGCGTTCATCCAGACTTCCCCTGAATTCGGAGATGTTAAGGCGAATGTCGAGGCAGCGGTAAAGAGGATCACGAGGCTGGACGCCGGGCTTGTTGTGCTCCCGGAGCTTTTTTCTACCGGCTATCAGTTCCGGAATAGAAGTGAGCTCCTTGAGCTTGCCGAAGAGGTCCCCGGAGGCTATGCCGTAAAAAGGCTTGCCGAGGCCGCGGAGGCCGGTAAGGCCTTCATAGTCGCCGGAGTGGCCGAAAGGGAGGGGCGCAAGGCATACAACTCTGCCGTGCTCGTTGGGCCCAGGGGGCACATCGGGACCTACCGCAAGGCGCACCTTTTCTGGGACGAGAAAAAGATCTTCACCAGAGGGGATACCCCTTTCGCCGTCTACAAGGCCGGCAATGCCAGGATAGGCATGATGATATGCTTTGACTGGCTCTTCCCTGAAGCCGCCAGGACCCTGGCCCTCATGGGGGCCGACATCATATGCCACCCATCCAACCTTGTGCTCCCCTACTGCCCGCAGGCCATGATAACCCGCTCTCTTGAGAACAGGGTCTTTACCATCACCGCCAACAGGGTCGGGACAGAAGACAGGGTCAGGGGCAAGAAGCTTGCTTTCATAGGCACAAGCCAGGTAACTTCACCCGATGGAGAGCTCCTCGCGAGGGCGGGCAGGACCAGGGCCGGATCTTGTGTGGTGGAAATCGACCCCAGGCGCGCAAGGTCCAAGCTGGTAACGCCAGTGAACGATTGTCTCGGCGACAGGAGAAAGGACCTTTTCAAGCTCTGA
- a CDS encoding NADH-quinone oxidoreductase subunit A, whose translation MLLSYLPILVMMGIATAMALGVLFFSFLLRPRNPYKEKLAPWECGLEPIGEASAGHFKVHFFIIAILFVLFDVETLFLFPWAVTLTEKALAIPIFIEMIIFIVVLAIGLVYAWAKGALDWV comes from the coding sequence ATGCTTCTTTCTTATCTGCCTATACTTGTGATGATGGGGATAGCCACAGCGATGGCTCTGGGCGTGCTTTTCTTCAGTTTTCTCCTTCGCCCCAGGAACCCCTACAAGGAGAAGCTCGCCCCCTGGGAATGCGGTCTTGAGCCTATCGGGGAGGCCTCTGCCGGCCACTTCAAGGTGCACTTCTTTATAATCGCCATACTCTTCGTACTATTCGATGTAGAAACACTCTTTCTCTTCCCCTGGGCCGTTACCCTCACGGAGAAGGCCCTGGCAATTCCTATATTCATTGAAATGATTATCTTCATAGTCGTTTTGGCCATCGGGCTTGTCTACGCATGGGCTAAAGGCGCCTTGGATTGGGTTTAG